A window of the Erpetoichthys calabaricus chromosome 10, fErpCal1.3, whole genome shotgun sequence genome harbors these coding sequences:
- the LOC114658897 gene encoding regulator of G-protein signaling 8-like isoform X1: protein MKTRLGCLSNKSDSYSDFTAFLPQVPEKAGRCLKLSTEEALRWTESFDVLLSHKYGLAAFRAFLKTEFSEENIEFWLACEDYKKTKSPAKLASKAKKIYEEFIDVQSPREVNIDFQTRETTKRNLQEPTASCFNMAQGRIHSLMEKDSYPRFLRSKIYMDLLNQTQTHSQRRFS from the exons ATGAAGACTAGGCTGGGATGTTTATCCAACAAATCAGATTCATATAGCGATTTTACAGCTTTTCTTCCACAAGTGCCAGAGAAGGCAGGCCGCTGTTTGAA GTTATCCACAGAAGAAGCATTGAGGTGGACAGAATCTTTTGATGTCCTTCTGTCTCATAAAT ATGGTCTGGCTGCTTTTAGAGCATTCCTCAAAACGGAGTTCAGCGAGGAGAACATTGAGTTCTGGCTGGCATGTGAAGACTACAAAAAGACGAAGTCCCCAGCAAAGTTGGCCTCCAAGGCAAAGAAAATTTATGAAGAGTTCATTGATGTCCAGTCTCCTAGAGAG GTAAACATTGACTTCCAGACAAGGGAAACAACAAAGAGAAACCTTCAAGAGCCGACGGCCTCCTGCTTTAACATGGCTCAGGGACGAATCCACAGCCTTATGGAAAAAGATTCTTATCCAAGGTTCTTGAGATCAAAAATCTACATGGACTTGTTGAACCAGACGCAGACCCATTCTCAGCGGAGATTCAGTTAG